TCGGTGTCGCGCATGAGCGCGCGGTAATCGTCATGAGCGCGATACCACTCGATCAGGCTGAACTCGGGATTGTGCGTGCCACCCCAGGGTTCGCCGTTCCGGAACGACCGGGTGATCTCGAAGATCTTCGGCAGGCCGGCCGCGAGCAATTTCTTGAGCGAGTACTCCGGCGACGTGATCAGATAACCGGCCCGCGTACCGCCGCGCTCGTCGGCGAGTCCGGTCGCGAACGGTTCCAGGTGCGGCTCCATGCCGGGATGCGCCACCAGGATCGGCGTCTCGACCTCGAGAAAACCGCGGCTGGCGAAAAAATCACGCACCGCTTTCATGATGGCGGAACGCTGAAGCATCCGACCGCGGTAAACCGCGTCCGAGCCGAGACGCCGCCAGTTTGGAGTTGAGGTGGTCATGGTTCTCCACAAAACCCCGTCCGATTGGACGGGGTTTTAGGGTCATTGCGAGGCCGAAGGCCGAAGCAATCCCGTCGGTTGCCAGGCGGAGATCCCTCAGGCCTAAGCCCTCGGGATGATCCGCCCCGGACGGATCATTTAACCAGGAACGGGATCAGCGCCATCTGCCGCGCCCGCTTGATCGCCTGGGCGAGCATGCGCTGATGCTTGGCGCAGACGCCGCTGCGGCGGCGCGGCACGATCTTGCCGTAAGACGACAGGAACCGCTTCATGCCGTTGATATTCTTGTAGTCGATGGCCATGACGCCGTGAATGCAGAACACGCAATGGCGCTGCTGGTTCATCAGGCCGGACTTCTTTTGATTCGATCTCATCATAAGGGTCTAAAAGGGAATGTCTTCAACCTTGATCTCGTCGTCTCCGCCGGTCTGCACTGCCGCGGCCGGAACCTTCTCCTGGCGGGGAGCCGCCGAGGTCTGGCCGTTGCCGCGATCCAACATGATGACATTGTCAGCCACGATCTCCGTCCGGTTGCGCTTCTGGCCGTCCTGGCCGGTCCACTCGCGGGTCTGCAAACGACCCTCGACGTAAACCTTGCGCCCCTTGGTGAGATATTGCCCGCAGATCTCCGCGAGCTTGCTCCAGGCGACGATGTTG
The Patescibacteria group bacterium genome window above contains:
- the rpsR gene encoding 30S ribosomal protein S18, which translates into the protein MRSNQKKSGLMNQQRHCVFCIHGVMAIDYKNINGMKRFLSSYGKIVPRRRSGVCAKHQRMLAQAIKRARQMALIPFLVK
- a CDS encoding single-stranded DNA-binding protein, translated to MSMNLNRAMIIGNLTRDPEIRTTTNGQNVASFGVATNHSWTDASGQRQEKAEFHNIVAWSKLAEICGQYLTKGRKVYVEGRLQTREWTGQDGQKRNRTEIVADNVIMLDRGNGQTSAAPRQEKVPAAAVQTGGDDEIKVEDIPF